A single Staphylococcus muscae DNA region contains:
- a CDS encoding alanine racemase encodes MGEIHIHLSKIKYNALLLQQMLYQRRIRMIPVAKCMAGDAQVEHALRDLGFDLLAASRLNHISEVQTQRKDYMLIKGTLSEQAARTVQLTRISLQTELETIHALNEAAIEQGTTHQLLLMVDWKDGREGVLTYEVVSYIKQIKKMKGIDFKGLAFNFMCYRQMPPTEEDLPYMNQFIEAVERDTGVHLHTISGGNSSMLMLAMYQDMGRINELRIGEAIFRGVETAYNMRLPQLYDQAVTMTGRILEIKPRLDMRTRQSYLQAVVDIGELDTDVGDMIPMDDQLSIVGYTSDVLLINLGLADYYQIGDSISFELGYSAIAQSMHNQQLERNYIEDEGIELLIQGFVDKKKEKFSVHH; translated from the coding sequence ATGGGTGAGATTCATATACATTTGAGCAAAATTAAGTATAATGCGTTGCTATTACAACAGATGTTGTATCAGCGCCGTATTCGTATGATACCTGTCGCAAAATGTATGGCAGGCGATGCACAAGTTGAGCATGCTTTAAGAGATTTAGGATTTGATTTACTCGCAGCATCACGGTTAAATCATATTTCTGAAGTCCAAACACAACGTAAAGATTATATGCTGATTAAAGGGACACTCTCCGAACAAGCGGCACGCACTGTGCAATTAACACGCATCAGCTTACAAACTGAGTTAGAAACAATCCATGCGTTGAACGAAGCAGCAATTGAGCAAGGAACAACACATCAATTGCTACTTATGGTGGACTGGAAAGACGGACGAGAAGGTGTATTGACTTACGAGGTAGTTTCGTATATTAAACAAATTAAGAAGATGAAAGGTATTGATTTTAAAGGTCTTGCCTTTAACTTTATGTGTTACAGACAAATGCCACCAACAGAAGAGGATTTACCTTATATGAATCAGTTCATTGAAGCGGTAGAACGAGATACAGGCGTTCATTTGCATACAATTTCAGGTGGAAATTCAAGCATGCTCATGTTAGCGATGTATCAAGATATGGGACGTATTAATGAACTGCGCATTGGAGAAGCAATATTTAGAGGTGTTGAGACAGCTTATAATATGCGCTTGCCACAACTTTATGATCAAGCAGTGACGATGACTGGAAGAATTCTTGAAATCAAACCACGTCTAGATATGAGAACACGTCAATCATACTTGCAAGCAGTTGTGGATATCGGGGAGTTGGATACAGATGTTGGTGACATGATACCAATGGATGATCAATTATCAATCGTTGGTTATACGAGTGATGTCTTGTTGATTAATCTCGGACTGGCAGATTATTATCAAATAGGCGATAGCATTTCATTTGAACTTGGATATTCAGCCATTGCACAAAGTATGCATAATCAACAGTTAGAACGTAACTATATTGAAGATGAAGGGATTGAACTGCTTATTCAAGGATTTGTTGATAAGAAAAAAGAAAAATTTAGTGTACACCATTGA
- a CDS encoding IucA/IucC family protein, whose amino-acid sequence MTMMHQHKADQLIQYRVLIACMKESLFPPTTYIETMKGEVRIQYQGRLLRVNYITKSSFFQITMEGPISYSIGEQTKEVACLRDLIEILKTDFGMDFHERLIDELEHSVLGLSLSLRQYEHRETAMRHALKFSRMPSELNFIAWLAHMNEDSGFTALGYTEGMIWHGHPSHPLTKTKLPLTSGDIQSYAPEFMRIVPLKIVLLHKNMVQETAMNDDANFVLNTVIPDMKRQLQQYIAPYDVSLEDYRVLFVHPWQYEHVIVAQFSEHIRTHQLVPTPLTVDAKPTLSFRTMYLLGRPFHIKLPVNVQATSAVRTVSTVTTVDGPRLSHQLQAMLTQYPTLQVAMEPYGMHIDAPADIARQCAMIVRESPEDTQREIIQMVTACLIERNPVDNQVVVDSLIEYLYGKINETTISSFIRTYSHALMTPLIAYIQQYGIALEAHQQNTILEVNKNNQTLSFIVRDLGGARLDLSTLQRAIPDVEVTNTSLIAENIDTVIAKFQHAVIQNQLGTLIHHLKHKHQCDEQALYEIIRDVLYEAIDDTQQHAMALKRILFGEEVVVKALLNMRMKQQVKKYTTIALENPLYEKRVL is encoded by the coding sequence ATGACAATGATGCATCAACATAAAGCAGATCAACTGATTCAATATCGAGTGTTAATAGCGTGTATGAAAGAATCGCTATTCCCACCGACTACATATATTGAGACGATGAAAGGCGAAGTAAGGATTCAATATCAAGGGCGCCTATTACGTGTGAACTACATAACGAAAAGTTCATTCTTTCAAATAACGATGGAGGGGCCGATTAGTTATTCGATAGGAGAACAAACGAAAGAAGTGGCGTGTTTACGTGATCTTATTGAAATATTAAAAACGGATTTTGGTATGGATTTTCATGAGAGACTGATAGACGAATTGGAACATAGTGTGCTTGGATTATCACTGAGCCTTCGCCAATATGAACATCGAGAAACAGCGATGCGTCATGCATTAAAATTTTCACGCATGCCGAGTGAATTGAACTTTATTGCTTGGTTGGCACATATGAATGAAGACAGTGGCTTCACTGCACTCGGTTACACAGAAGGGATGATCTGGCATGGCCATCCATCACATCCATTAACGAAAACCAAGCTACCATTAACGTCCGGTGATATTCAATCCTATGCGCCAGAGTTTATGCGGATAGTACCATTAAAGATTGTATTACTACATAAAAATATGGTACAAGAAACGGCAATGAATGATGATGCCAACTTTGTATTGAATACTGTTATTCCAGATATGAAGCGCCAATTGCAACAATATATTGCACCGTATGATGTGTCACTCGAAGATTATCGGGTATTATTCGTCCATCCTTGGCAATATGAGCATGTGATTGTGGCACAATTCAGCGAGCATATCCGTACGCACCAACTGGTCCCAACACCTTTAACAGTTGATGCAAAACCAACGTTATCGTTCAGGACGATGTACTTGTTAGGACGTCCATTCCACATTAAATTACCGGTCAATGTTCAAGCGACAAGTGCGGTACGTACAGTATCGACAGTGACAACAGTGGATGGTCCACGACTCAGTCATCAACTGCAAGCGATGTTGACGCAATATCCCACGTTACAAGTAGCGATGGAGCCATATGGTATGCATATTGATGCGCCAGCTGATATTGCACGGCAATGTGCGATGATTGTACGTGAATCGCCAGAAGATACTCAGAGAGAGATCATACAAATGGTGACAGCATGTTTAATTGAACGCAATCCTGTTGATAATCAGGTTGTAGTGGACAGTTTGATTGAATACTTATATGGAAAAATAAATGAAACGACGATTTCAAGCTTCATCCGTACATATAGTCATGCATTGATGACGCCGTTAATTGCGTACATTCAGCAATACGGAATTGCTTTAGAAGCACACCAACAAAATACGATTTTAGAAGTTAATAAAAATAACCAAACATTATCTTTTATCGTTAGAGATTTGGGTGGTGCACGCTTAGATTTATCGACGTTACAGCGTGCGATTCCGGATGTAGAAGTAACTAATACAAGTCTCATTGCCGAAAATATTGATACCGTGATTGCGAAGTTTCAACATGCTGTTATCCAAAATCAACTTGGGACACTCATTCACCATTTAAAACATAAGCACCAATGTGATGAGCAAGCATTGTACGAAATTATTCGTGATGTTTTATATGAAGCAATTGATGATACGCAACAGCATGCTATGGCATTGAAGCGTATATTGTTTGGTGAAGAAGTAGTTGTTAAGGCACTCTTAAATATGCGCATGAAACAACAAGTAAAAAAATATACAACTATTGCGCTAGAAAATCCACTGTATGAAAAGAGGGTGTTGTAA
- a CDS encoding MFS transporter, whose amino-acid sequence MAKWFYSGAFLLFLGNWIGQIALNWYAYQLNHRAFDLAWINFFRLVPIFLLSMWAGAIADRFRRCTLIKLSISCSLVITATLTCAIIIMGDIPVYYLYLYAFLRGCMSAIETPVRQAVLPDLSDNLSISKAVSYQSFILNTCRSIGPAISGFLIASSGIQSAFIVQAVCYVLSLIVSMPLRFELTEQPNCKKSGAFAVAWQYFKIHTQGRHIFMTALFIMATGYCYATLLPILTDTHYPNNAKLFGVAMAVSAAGGIIATLIIPKMLQYIPSQRLYYISSILFGLSLMCIYPFGIVRLLLMIFFVGLFGQIARTTNRIYFQNDVDPAHRGKILSVVMMDRGMIPLGALLMSMLSEYVDIAMTFMTMGMATLLIAMSSYIVMIKTNGGTSQ is encoded by the coding sequence GTGGCAAAATGGTTCTATTCCGGTGCCTTTTTACTCTTTCTTGGTAATTGGATTGGACAAATTGCGTTAAACTGGTATGCCTATCAATTAAATCATCGTGCATTTGATCTTGCATGGATTAATTTCTTTCGATTAGTACCCATATTTTTATTGAGTATGTGGGCAGGTGCGATTGCCGATCGTTTTAGACGTTGTACACTTATCAAGTTAAGCATAAGTTGCTCACTCGTGATTACAGCAACATTAACGTGTGCGATTATCATAATGGGAGATATACCTGTTTATTATCTGTATCTTTATGCTTTTTTACGCGGTTGTATGAGTGCGATTGAAACGCCAGTCAGACAGGCAGTCTTACCGGATTTATCAGACAATCTTTCTATCTCGAAAGCTGTCTCTTATCAATCGTTTATTTTGAACACATGTCGTTCTATCGGTCCAGCTATATCAGGATTCCTTATCGCATCGTCAGGTATTCAAAGTGCATTTATCGTACAAGCTGTTTGTTATGTATTATCGCTGATTGTAAGTATGCCGCTTCGTTTTGAACTAACAGAACAACCGAATTGTAAAAAAAGCGGAGCATTCGCTGTTGCATGGCAATATTTTAAAATACATACACAAGGGCGTCATATTTTTATGACAGCACTTTTTATTATGGCAACAGGGTATTGTTATGCGACATTGTTACCGATATTAACAGATACACATTATCCTAATAATGCGAAACTATTTGGTGTTGCGATGGCAGTCAGTGCAGCCGGAGGAATTATAGCGACACTCATCATACCGAAGATGCTGCAATATATCCCTTCACAACGCTTATATTATATCAGCTCAATATTGTTTGGGTTGAGTTTAATGTGCATTTATCCGTTTGGCATCGTTAGATTGTTACTGATGATCTTTTTTGTCGGTTTATTTGGACAGATTGCACGCACAACAAATCGTATTTATTTTCAAAATGATGTCGATCCAGCGCATCGTGGTAAAATATTGAGTGTTGTAATGATGGATCGTGGGATGATTCCTCTCGGTGCATTACTAATGAGTATGTTATCGGAATATGTAGACATTGCGATGACATTTATGACCATGGGGATGGCGACTTTATTAATAGCGATGAGTAGTTATATTGTGATGATTAAGACGAATGGAGGCACAAGTCAATGA
- a CDS encoding IucA/IucC family protein, translating to MNAEQKQIETPTTIMTNDERATYETLCKKDLKWAESFQQALSVGRDLVTARLITSIYRENLVDGYIHSKMVNHTSLSESPLQHETVLEIQFSQSQMVLCAPITGLHAFNRIDVEGPFYWRQTNYYERIAHPNHVLDAIIAENVQYTGPAAEQFRDDLSNSACYMALAISYQQLKYRHTTDTLLTAIEQQSDPYLASEQAVVEGHPIHPGAKLRKGMTAEETIAYSSEYEQPMGLRFILVHQNYVKVQNLNKSFDAILYDAFDGLEAACQQSFNTTKLNRSDYHLMIVHPWQYDHILSADYADELAKQIIIPVDVTFDYYAGLSFRTLMPKHPKISPHIKLSTNVHITGEIRTLSEQTTHNGPLMTQILHDITTQDTWFSHVPTSAVDELSGVHFFNQNDAPDIQERRSEQLGTLLRHNIYHDLDDTVLPLLPSSLIVSTPHQASSLIIELVERYHEHHPELSEHTAVQQWFSRYAASLIDYVMPLLIKYGIALEAHLQNTIAVFNKEDGLLNHMYIRDFEGLRIDTQQLHKMGYDTSNFHEKSRILTNSQKSVFNKAFYATVQNHLGELVAALSDHYTIESLETDLWHIVRDQIQSLFTTFRDHKFDTQRLENIEKIFFNSVIDYKCVTTMRLLDEAHAYTYVKVENPLADK from the coding sequence ATGAATGCTGAACAGAAACAAATAGAAACACCCACGACCATCATGACAAATGATGAACGTGCAACATATGAGACACTCTGCAAGAAAGACCTAAAATGGGCAGAGTCTTTTCAACAAGCTTTGTCGGTAGGTCGTGACCTTGTTACTGCAAGACTCATCACATCAATTTATCGAGAAAATCTTGTAGATGGATACATACACAGCAAGATGGTTAATCATACTTCCCTGTCTGAATCACCCCTTCAACACGAAACTGTTCTTGAAATTCAGTTCTCTCAATCTCAGATGGTTTTATGTGCACCAATTACAGGTCTTCATGCATTTAACCGAATTGATGTCGAAGGTCCTTTTTATTGGCGTCAAACTAATTATTATGAACGCATCGCACATCCCAATCATGTACTCGATGCAATCATTGCTGAGAATGTACAATACACAGGACCAGCAGCTGAACAATTTCGCGACGATCTAAGCAATAGCGCTTGTTATATGGCGCTGGCAATAAGTTATCAGCAATTGAAATATCGTCATACAACAGATACGCTATTAACAGCGATTGAACAACAATCAGACCCTTACCTTGCGTCTGAACAAGCTGTTGTAGAAGGTCACCCCATTCATCCAGGTGCGAAGTTGCGTAAAGGAATGACAGCAGAAGAAACGATTGCCTATTCTTCAGAGTATGAACAACCAATGGGATTGCGTTTCATATTAGTGCATCAAAACTATGTAAAAGTACAAAATTTAAATAAATCATTTGATGCAATATTATATGATGCGTTTGATGGTTTAGAAGCAGCATGCCAACAATCCTTTAACACGACGAAGCTTAATCGTTCGGATTATCACCTCATGATTGTACATCCTTGGCAATATGATCACATATTGTCTGCTGATTATGCTGACGAGTTGGCAAAACAAATCATCATACCCGTAGATGTAACATTTGATTATTATGCTGGTTTATCTTTTCGTACGTTGATGCCAAAACATCCTAAAATATCACCGCACATCAAACTCTCGACCAACGTTCATATTACAGGAGAAATACGTACGCTATCAGAACAAACAACACACAACGGTCCGCTAATGACTCAAATATTGCATGACATTACCACACAAGATACATGGTTTTCTCATGTCCCAACAAGTGCTGTCGATGAATTGTCAGGGGTACACTTTTTCAATCAAAATGACGCACCTGACATACAGGAACGCCGAAGTGAACAACTCGGTACACTGTTGCGCCATAACATCTATCATGATCTTGATGACACTGTTTTACCATTACTTCCTTCCAGTTTGATTGTAAGTACACCACATCAAGCATCATCGTTAATCATCGAACTGGTGGAACGTTACCATGAGCATCATCCAGAACTTAGTGAACACACTGCTGTTCAACAATGGTTCTCTCGATATGCCGCTTCATTAATTGATTATGTCATGCCACTTTTAATTAAATATGGCATTGCACTCGAAGCACATTTACAAAATACGATTGCTGTTTTTAACAAAGAAGATGGCTTACTCAATCATATGTATATTCGTGACTTTGAAGGATTGCGCATTGATACACAACAACTTCATAAAATGGGTTATGATACATCAAACTTTCATGAAAAATCTCGTATTTTGACAAACAGTCAGAAATCAGTCTTTAATAAAGCTTTTTATGCGACAGTTCAAAACCATCTGGGCGAACTTGTTGCTGCATTGAGCGATCATTATACAATTGAATCTCTTGAAACAGACTTATGGCATATAGTCCGTGATCAAATACAATCATTATTTACAACCTTCCGCGATCATAAATTTGATACACAAAGACTTGAAAACATTGAAAAGATATTCTTTAATTCAGTCATTGACTATAAATGCGTTACAACAATGCGCCTTTTAGATGAAGCACACGCCTATACTTA